ACTCAAGTGCTAGTGCCCAAGCAATTAACAGATCAGTTTAATAATGCAATGTATTATCATGATATGTATAagagaataaaaagataaattcaCTTTATCCAATTCAAAACTGGTGGTTTCTTCAATTGGAGCTAGTACTACTTTTTCTTGCTATGATGGTAATTAAGGAAAGTCAACACAAAACAGAAAAGAACGGGCCAAATATAAGTAGCTGCATTTCCTACTCAGAGGAGCTCACCTGAAAAACATTTTCAAAACCAGCACCTTTAGATCTGATATAGGCTGATGCCATCTCACATCTAATTCCTCCAGTACAGTACCTTTAAATGCCAATAAACAAACAATCGAGATCCTCAAAAATGAGTTTGCCAATATAATCGAGGATCATGACGTagcaaaaaattgaaatacCCCATAATCACAGATTCACAGCAGTTCAGTGCAATTACGAGGATACACACAAGGAGATCAGGGAGTCGTACAAAAGGCTAACTAGAAGACAACAATGAATGATACTCCTGATATTCCAAACCATAGAGATTAATATGGTGGTAAAAGATCATAAAATATATTAGCCAAGTACCATCAATGAGAAGTTAATCATACTGAGGATAAGAAAGGGTGAAATtctttttatagaaaatgagggaaaggaaaggaaggatttaaagggagAATGttttttatccctcattttcttgtgataaatttacaacccaAGTGACCGCACCCTTACTGATAGCTGCAAAACCATCTACTCAGCAACAGCAAGATGGACATGCACCATGCAGTTAGTTAGAAAAGACAAGGATACAGTGTATGTAGAGATACACTGGAAGGTAAAGCAGGCAACAATGTCAAAGAAGCTTAAAAGTAGAAACCACAACTGACATCTGCTCAACTGGAATCAAAAGAGCTAGAATCTAGTACATTACTGGTACAACACAAGTACTCACATAAGGATATTATTCCCCCACAATTGCTCGGAATTGTCATCAATCCATGAGGGCAAGTCACTATACTGCCTGATCGCTGGATCCAATGTTTTGATATCTGGAGCATGAAACTTGCCTATTCTCGTCTCGTACAAGTTTCTTGCATCTAACAGTATCAGTTCCTTGTTGGAGCCACTACTTAACTCTTGACATTCACTTGGGAAAATAACAAGAAATTCAATAGTAGAAGACTTGGCAACAAGAGCAGTATAATGTCAACAATAAATGAAAGCTCAAAGTACACAAACCAATAAAGAGAGAATACCAGCATTCTGAAGAACAGAGTGAAATTCAGCTGCCGAGAGATGTCTCCCAGCATTTGAAATCTCCGGAGACTTCAACAAGGGATGAGAGCTTAACGTCACCAGTTCCTATGGACAGTATGATAGCCCGTTTCAGCTTGAATGTGAGGGAACGAAAGCAGATGCCTTCTGCAATCCCAATTGATTTAGATATAGTGAAACACAGAACAACCTAGGAAGTTTACTACTGTCTAGAAACAGAAAGACCCAACCAGTTCATACTTTTGCCTTTGAAGTCCCTATAGTGGGACCTGCTGCAACAACATGCTCATGACTCATCcttattcaaataaataatattatcagGCGAATTAAGTTGAGGCCAACCTTGACTATCCGGATACAATTTAATCCATAACAATGAAACAGATTACAAGAGTCTGATGATAGAAAAACAATTTATCTTATAACACAAATAAAGGTAGAAATATACATTCAGAGATAAATGATAAGTATGAAACACTGATACGTCCTGAAAATCATCCAAAATGAGAACAAGGACACAAAAATTATAAGAGATGCTACAAGCACACAGCCAACATCTATCCAGATGCCTCTCCCTTCAAAGCATCAGAATCAGCCTGGTGTAGAGCTCCCACTGTAAGGACCTAAGAGTAACTTTTCAGCTATACGAAGCTTACAATCAATGTCAAATAAAGGGGAAAGAAACAAACATAATTGTCTTTTGATTATCAAACAGTTAGCTGTGCAAAGAGTTTCGAATAAGTAACTAGAAGTAACAACAAACACCCAATTCATTGATGAGATTAACTGAAACAAGAAAACAAAGCAACATTCACATACTTCTTTTCAGAAAGCAGTGTTCAATATTCTCAATTCAGAATAACCAAGAACAAAAAGATGAGATGAactgaaacaagaaaaaaaaactagcgAAAATTCAAGCCATAAATCCCTAAAATTCGAGTCCAAAATGCCCTAAAATTTGCTACCTTATGCACTCTTCAATTTCATTTAGTTGTTACCTGAATAATGAGGGCGACTGTTGTCGGAGTCAGAGGCCAGGGGCAGTGGTGGTGCGATTGGAGCGGTGGTGGGCGCTGAGCCGACGACGGAGGTTGCtctgcccaaattcaaaaattacgcaaagatagaaatacatatagaaaatggagagagagagagagtataccGTGGTGGTGGAAGCGAAAGAGAGGTGATGGGGAtggtgtcacgaccggccttaattaaggataattaatccgggaaaatcatgactggggaagggaaattaagaagcgggtttagaaaggggtgcataaaagaatactcaaagagtttGAAtatgcgtgaaatattccttaaaaaggaaaaaggcatcgttagagGCTTGAGTAAAActttatcagagtttgcaacggaaggcgtaactgaaataatcagtgtttacagcggaaagcataactgagatacatgtatgaagacatgtatcctttctgagcctactttaagttcgacaaaagctctactcagcaacaacacttcatcgcccatcacagctcaacctgcacaaacataaacatcgaagggctaagtacaagagtacttagtgggcagttgccaagcatataacataacatcattaacaatttcacaatatcgcataagaggcatgagtttctttcatatcctttgctcattaaacatttccaaattcataaatagcataagggcattcttcatcatcaatcttcattaacaaacatcgtgtcgtggagaaggccttccccaacgaacacgggcatcgcgccgtgagggggagcctccctcagcggtcacggcatcgtactattgagggaggcctcccccaatagacgctgtaacactggcatactggcatcgcgccgcgagagaggcctctctcagcggacacgggcatcgcgccgtgaggaaggctctcctcagcggacacggcatcgtactgttgagggaggcctcccccaacagacgcaagcatcaaacataagcataaacttatcagcgtaaggcattcaagcgtaaataagcgtaatcaaacgtaaattacatagggcgtaaatagtataaacagcatagcgtaaatcatttaacgtgcaacATAATAAAGCTTAGCTCATTTAAgtgtaataaagcataccacacttgaagatccaatttgcattttaaagcataacacttgcatagcattttatttacgcataagaaattgcccacctgatagcaaagttttgctaaggtactctaactccttgtgtagttcttactcttgcgcttgaccttaatcacgagaatataaaataagacattgcctcgaggaaaattcttaattaatgagaaagcgtaatttaactgtgcatgaatctggtatgcatgtaCTAAttttctgagcgataatcgggaattctactattaatcctcgttaatagatttaactaatcCTCGTCTAACGCGATCGAATAAAGTTGTGATTCTTctttcctcatcggaatattctagtcgtgaaataaacctcgcatttgtacttgattgaaaaaggactaactcggctttaaacgaggtgtgaccttgtagaaattatcgggcttttcgatagaaacataattactaatgtaacctcaaataattaatcggctcaaaagagagtagccaattaattaagtaaaccagtggctttaatgaaaaaaaatgatagCTCACTTTAAATCTGAAGtccaaaacaataattaattaagcagaaatgggcttgaataattaatatgaaagccccaattgaaaataattccttggcttaagtaagtaaataaatcttagcccaaatgaataaataatctaatagttgggctcaaataaatgaAGTATGCTAGGCCCGGCTGTAATTAATAATTCAGCCCAattgaaatgaaataataaaggctcatctgaataaataaataaggcccaactgaataaAATAACTGGGCTTGGTTTAATGAAAATTCAGCCTGTTCCGAAACCAATTAAAGGTGGCccaatcataaaaataaaacaaggccCAATTGGATATAATAACAAGCCCAATAATCAATTAGTTGAAAGAGGCCCATTAAAAATTAGGCCCAATTGAATAAATTAGAATTGGCCCAATACAAAAATAATTGGATGACccaaattaactaaataaatcaaGCCCAAGTAATTAAATGAATGGCCCAAAATTTTAGCCCAACTCATTTCCTTATCTCCTCCATTCGGTCCCTCTCTTTCTTCAAAACAGACGCAcgcctctctcttttctctctcaaggaGCCGCTTGCTCCCTTCCTCAAAATCGGCGCTCGATCGGCCCTTCTTCTCCGATCACTCAGCTGCCGTCTGCTTTGGTTGGCTTCTACCGGCGACGAGTCTTACCCCGACGTCGTCTAAGTCCCGGCGCTgtcctctctctcgatctcgTCTCTCTTTTTCTCCAAAACAGCAGCGCCGCCTTCTTCCTTGGCTGTTCAGCGGCCGTCGGCTCCGGTCTGCTTCGGATGCCGATGCGTCAAACCCCAGCGAcgtcctctatctctctcttcgCAGAACTCAGTCGAGCCCTGTCTCTGGAATCAGCGCCGCGGTCACATCCTCGTCTGAATCCGGCGACTCAAACGGCGCCGGTCGTCGTCTGGGAGTggctgctgcttcgcctggagtcgccgccggctggagttgctgctgttcgtccggtggtcagtgccgactgctgctgtttcgccggagtcgcggcctgctGGACTTCGTCTGCCGCTGCTCTGTGAACCGGCGGGAGTCGCCGTTGGCGTCGCGCTGCCTTTGCCCTAAAATTGGCAAGGCTGTTGCTCGACGCTCCGCCTCCTCTATTGGGAACTACCGCCTCCCTGTAACGTCGTTGGAAGCTGCTCCGTACTCGAGCCCCTGCTCTTCTTCCTCAGAAATCAGCCGTCGCCGCCACTGAAGAATCGGCGAGGTCTCCGTGCTCCCCTCATTGTTTTCGTCCGGCAGGTAGCAAGCCAGAGGctgccaccgccaccgccaagGGGCAGTCGCCCTCCTCCTCGTTTATTGGAACAGGTACAATCCCTTTCCCCCAAAAGCTAAGTTCGATCCccaatttttgtgtaaaaggAATTCTTGTGGTATCTAATACTCTATGAATCCCATAAGTGTTATTGCTATTTTCTTTTCTGAAACAGTGAGATGTAATACTCTTgatctctctatatatatacatatcggTTATGCTAGAGATTAAAACTAGGCACTGTGATTTGCTAATGTATCAAGAATTTTCCTTGCTTGCCTCGTGTGATAAGAAAATATAGCATAAACTGATTTCGATTGCTAAGTCCctgtgtgcatatatatatactcgttTCCTGTTTAAGCTTCTAGTTGCTAAGGTGAATGATGTTAACAAGATTCATGTTGATATCCATGTTCTATGCTTGGGTATTATGACAGTGTATGTGGCTTGaataaattgagaaaataaactGAGATAGTAGTATATACCTGTAATTGTTTGTTGTTGATGGCTGTTGTTGTTGATTTGTATGAGATGAACTGAAATAAGGTTGCTACTTTAACAAATACAGGTGAGTAAAGAATGAATGGAGGTAGGTTGCTGCTGAATTGTTTGCTTGAAGGAGTGTTGGCTAGTAGCCTTAAAGAATCGAGATGGTGGAGGTGGTTTGAATAGGTGGGGAGCAATAGGTAGTGGGGTGGCAGCACACTTATTTTGCTTTCCACTAACTTTATGGACATTTCTATCTCTCTTCTTTAATTGTTGTGCCAACTAGAGTGAGTGGCAGTAAGGTGGCCACGTAAATTCAACCTTGTAATATACTATAtgattttccccaagctgggaagTAGATTGTATTTGTGAACTATAATAATATACTGGCTTCTATTCTCTATCATCTGTTACTGTATCTatttgatatctttttccttgcctgctaacttgataaactataatataacttaaattaaatccgtagatttaatctgctttgCTGTCGGAATAaatcctcgacttctagtagcactaataaaatataactgcttctgtttctcgattaataaataatttgactttgctaagtcagttataacttggaaataataattattgaatagctcaataatcctcgtcgcatTTTTCTCATGCATACAAAAGCATACggctaaaataatactccatctctgataaaaaaaaatcaggactataaactggattcatttataaaaattgcatttactcttttaatcataattaaaagagcgggctactacagatGGGGGGCGACGCCAGGCTGGAGAAGGTGGCGGCTAGCGGCTGCTTGCCGGAGACAAAGGCGGCACAGAGAGGaggtagagagagggagaagggctTTAGGTAGGAGAATTATCAACCTCATCCGCTCTCGATTGCAAATCGGAGAATTAGGGCTTTCCCCCTTTCCTGCCTCGAttatgtggagttgagaagagaACCGGCCGTAGAACACCATCATCTCGCCGATCCTCGGACCACCAGCAACGATGGGCGGGCTCTAGGTCGCGTAGCTCGCCGGTCTCCCTGAGATGGCGACGGCTGCGTTGTACCGAACAGAGAAGAACTAGGGCTCGACCAATCGAACAGAGAAGAACTAGGGCGCGGGGCAGCAGCGAGGGTGGGCGGCGACGGGCCGGCGtggggcagcggcgccggtggcggagtcgagaggggagagagagagagtcgagagacaGGGAGGAGACAGGGAGAGAGGACGAACTAGGGCTGGTAGTTTTGgggttaatttctaaattttctaaataaaatctattccttttttttcttttttcttttttctcttttttcacttttaatattcaatttttggtatttagatttctaatttagattttatataagtgttacttaatgataaaacaaaaaaaatgttatgatttttttattttttaaaatctatatctaggaataaattcaaattttaggataaacaatttatttgttatttttaatataatataatataatataatatttaaaaaattaataaaaaaaattatacataacaatttttatagacgctcatacataacagttcaaaaaccgttgtaaatgactcttataca
The genomic region above belongs to Salvia miltiorrhiza cultivar Shanhuang (shh) chromosome 5, IMPLAD_Smil_shh, whole genome shotgun sequence and contains:
- the LOC131025780 gene encoding rhodanese-like domain-containing protein 6, with product MSHEHVVAAGPTIGTSKAKELVTLSSHPLLKSPEISNAGRHLSAAEFHSVLQNAGILSLLLSSGSNKELILLDARNLYETRIGKFHAPDIKTLDPAIRQYSDLPSWIDDNSEQLWGNNILMYCTGGIRCEMASAYIRSKGAGFENVFQLYGGIQRYMEQFPDGGFFKGKNFVFDHRVSVGSLDPIMLGTCLLCGVSFDNYTSRCRCTHCRMLVLVCDHCREINRSYVCELCQKNGKPVKSICSMSGEVPETAYDNQSLEIDQASSLLSSSEGKVKGFILDIL